One Ctenopharyngodon idella isolate HZGC_01 chromosome 3, HZGC01, whole genome shotgun sequence genomic window, AGCGCGTCGGATCCTGACTGTAACGGCCGCTCATCATGTGTCATCTGTGAGAGTCAGTGAAGCGTCCTCTTATGGCGGGACTGTCGCATTTAGTGCTGCGTGTGTCGGGCTCGTACGGTGTGTTCTCTAAAGGGCTCAGCAGGACTCTGCTCATCTTCTTTGATCTCGCCTGGAGACTCAGAGTCAGATTCCCCTACCTCTATGTCATCGCCTCCATGATGTTTAACGTGCGACTACAGGTGCGAGTCTGTCTATCTGTATGtttgtctctatctatctatctatctatctatctatctatctatctatctatctgtctgtctgtctgtctgtctgtctgtctatctatatgtctatctatatgtctgtctatctatatgtctgtctatctatatgtctgtctatctatctgtctgtctacgTCCATCCGTCCGTtaatgtgtctgtctgtctgtctgtctgtctgtctatctatatgtctatctatatgtctgtctatctatctatctatctgtctgtctacgTCCATCCGTCCGTtaatgtgtctgtctgtctatctatatgtctgtctatatgtctgtctatctatctatctatctatctatatgtctgtttgtctatatatctatctgtctatctctatgtctgtttgtctatctatctatctatgtctatctatatgtctgtctgtatgtctgtctgtcaatatgtctatctgtctgtctgtctacgtccatccatccgtctgtctgtctgtctgtctgtctgtctgtctacgtCCATCCGTCCGTtaatgtgtctgtctgtctatctatatgtctgtctatctatctatctatctatctatatgtctgtttgtctatatatctatctatctatctatctatctatctatatgtctctctgtatctgtctgtcctgtctatctgtctatatgtctatctatctatctatctatctatctatctgtctgtctacatccatccgtccgttaatgtgtctgtctgtctgtctatatgtctgtctatctatctatatgcctgtctgtctatctatctatctatctatctatctatctatgtctatctatatgtctgtctgtctatatgtctatctgtctctctgtctgtctgtctacgtCCATCCATCCGGtaatctatctgtctgtctgtctgtgtccaTCCGTCCGttaatgtgtgtgtctgtctgtctgtctatatgtctgtctatctatctatatgcctgtctgtctatctatctatctatctatctatgtctatctatatgtctgtctgtctatatgtctatctgtctctctgtctgtctgtctacatccatccgtccgttaatgtgtctgtctgtctgtctatatgtctgtctatctatctatatgcctgtctgtctatctatctatctatctatgtctgtctgtctatctatgtctgtctgtctatctatctgtctgtctatctgtctgtctgtctgtgtccaTCCGTCCGTtaatgtgtctgtctgtgtgcatCACTAGTGattcagatgtttttatgaCTATTATTTGgtcatcatttttaaaaagtaagatATTTATTTTCTGGTTTAGTTTAGGGGATCATTTCagtcattgtttttttatgtgctGTAACTGGAGCTaacttttttttcctacatATTTCTGAGCAGTTCTAAGTCTTCAGTTCTAATCTCATCTTTGTCCCTCTTTCAGGTTCACATTGAGATACACTGACTGACATGGAATAGCTTCCTCTTCAAAACTTCAGCTTCTGGACACAAGCCCAGTAATGGCACTCAACTCTATCATTACCACAGTCTTCACCAGTGCAGCTCATGAATTATCTATAACTGGGAGACATACAGACCAAAACATGCTGACTGGAATACCAGTAGGAATTATTTATACAATATGGACATCGGCTTCATCGGAGGAGATGAATAGAAATGTATGATGATGCATCTCTCACGGTTTCATGTTACTTTATTTTAGACAGGTAAATACCTCATGCTCAGCCACTGGACAAGTGCGGACAGTGATTTAACCATGAGACTAAAATGGCAGACGTTTGGGCAAAGAGTTGCTGAGCTCCAGCGTGCTTCTAACACGGAGAGAGTGCATGATTAAAAACTTGAGCACAGCAGTGTTACAATGTGTTTTCTCCGCACATAATCATTTTTGCATATGAAGAGAACTTTCGATTTAATATATTGGTTTTGTTTAGTTGCATGACAGCTCACAGTGGGACGGACTGTATCGCACACctccatcatttactcactaaCACAGCAGCTACTGTTACACAAAACTACAGGGATTTGTACATATAGATGgatgtatttgtttgtgtttttgttattattaaatatgtgCATTATTTGGCAAGTGCATTTTGGGAGGATTGTGAATGTAAGTGATTTAAACTTTGACAATAAATTATGAAGAGGTATTTTGCCTTGCCCTGCAACTGGGATGTTTCTTTTTACCTTATTAAATTCGTAAAAAAATGCTATTGCATCCAGAAAAAAAGGCTTTCAGAGAAGGTCATCATGAGGAAAAAACTGTAGTTTAGTTCTTAGACACACGAGGGCACTATTTCATTCATCCTTTTTTGAaccatttcaatatttactgTGTGAAAGTGATTatcttttttcttattaaagAAACAAATGGTATAAACATTAATAAGCATCTCCACAAAACATGCAACAGACAAGGGggaaaaacatacagacaaacaacatgcttacacaaaacaaattgttgaataaataaaaaaaacataataattacgtgatttaaaaaatatattaatttaaacataataaactcataattaaatacaatagaaaacaCTAATGAGTAGAGGAAAGTAGATTAAACCAAACCAAATCACCAAAACATTTCTCATATTTCTTCAggaatttgacattttttattattagtttaatAAAGAGATTTGATTCTGTTTCAGTTAAGAAAGTGAGTTTAAAAACATATAGTtatggataaaaataaaaaaaatgagtgaaCAAAATAAAGAATTTGAGGAAATATTCCATTGACTTGTTGGAAGTGTTAGTATAATAGcagataatttattttaaattgaaggATCGGGCAATAATATCTCATTCATCCTTGCAACAATGATGGAAGGACacatctttttacatttttttttacttagtaATTTTTGACTGCACCTTTATAAAAGTTCTTGATGTTACAGTAGAgataaatactgaataaatactAGAATAAAGAGTTCATCCAGTGACATCAGACTGTAAAACGTCTTGGTTctaataactttatatttaaatgtgcagTTTCCCCATAAAAAGTTTCACATATAAAGAAATTTAGAGCTGTGTTTATAATCATGTCCACTTATACAAGATAAAGAATTAAATCTCGCTATTGGACACTTTCAGAAAGAAACactttaataaagttataatgGTATAGTATAAGTATATAAGGGCTTTTaagcgccaaaaaaaataaataaataacgacttatatagtgatggccgatttcaaaacactgcatcatgaagcttcagagcgttatgaatcttttgtggcgaatcatgattcggatcgcgtgtcaaaccgccaaactgctgaaatcacgtgacttttgcgctccgaactgctgattcgacacgctgattcattacgctccgaagcttcctgaagcagtgttttgaaattggccatcactatataagtcgttattttgtttgtttttttggagcacaaaaatattctcgtccctttataatattaatattgaaccactgtactcacatgaactgatttaaatatgtttttagtacatttatggatcttgagagaggaaatgccattgctggctatgtaggcctcactgagccatcggatttcaacaaaaatatcttaatttgcgttccgaagattaacgaaggtcttacgggtgtggaacgccatgagggtgagtaataaatgacgttattttcatttttgggtgaactaaccctttaatgctgcTAAACCctttcacaaacaaaaacacccaCTATAATATAAACTATAATGAAACACTTGCAATTTATGttgcttgtaaaaaaaatatatttttatcagAATTCAAAATGGACATCAGTAgagaaacttttattttagtatttgctagactgttgttttaaatgtatcaaGTGTATCTAGGTCCAGCTCTGCTCTAGTCTTTCTTATCTATGTTGTGTTACTCAGAAAACAAGAGGTTATTGTAAGGGTGTGATCCTGTCCACAGACCTCATGCTGTAAGTTCAGCAGCCTTCCTTTGATAGCAGGCTATAGTGTAAAATGCTGTTGCCAAGGCAACTGCCTAATTCTTTGCATGTCAACCCTCTCCACACATACAGGATTTTCCCTGCACACTTGGAAAAAAGAGGATTTACACATGAGCATTTGCtcaatgaaatgttttaatggGGTTAACTAAAATGGACGGTTTAAATCAGAAAGGACAAATCATCAAATGCATTggatttttgcatattttgcatGTGAAATAAATAGATTGATAGGGTATTTTTAAACGGGTCAAGCTTAGTAGCATGCAGGTACACAAGGGCTACATACACATATCCATATCCATATTGCTGTGTATGGATGTGTAATGATTGACctttatgttaaaatatgagACCGCCTACAGGAAATGTCTAAATGGAGCGAGTGATGCTTAGTAATTCCCCTGTTTGAAGCTTTGATTTTTTACGCACGACACATTAATTGCACCAGAGGCAAATATGGTTTTGATGGTTAATTatatatgatgatttattgCTAAGATTAGCAGTTTTTGGAAATTCTTCCATTTGCAATGCATAAGATGGTAGGATGAGCAGGATAAGCATTTCTGTTGGTCctgaaaaaacatttctgtaaaaCAAACCATAATATTCAACCTTAACTCACTCTGCATTTTTGATTTTTGGAAGTAAAAACTATGAC contains:
- the LOC127508915 gene encoding small integral membrane protein 10-like protein 2A, which gives rise to MAGLSHLVLRVSGSYGVFSKGLSRTLLIFFDLAWRLRVRFPYLYVIASMMFNVRLQVHIEIH